The Streptomyces sp. NBC_01317 genomic interval CGGCCCTGCTCCCGGCAGGATCCAGCAGCCGGGAGCTAGAAGCCGCCCCCGCCGTCGAACCCGCCGCCACCGCCCCCGTCCCCTCCCCCGCCGAACCCGCCGCCCCCGAAGTCACCCGGGTCGAAGTCCGACCCCGAGGTGTCCCCGCCGTCGGAGCCGGTGTACTCGCCGCCGCCGTAATCGGCGGCGTAGCCCGGTGAGGCGATGGCCGCGCCGAGCAGCGTGCCGGCCAGCAGTCCCGGCAGCAGCCCGCCGCCGAAGTACCCCCCGGCCCAGGGCCCGTACGCGGGCCCGGCCTCGTAGTAGGGACGGGGGCCCTGTTCCGTACCGACCGTACGGACCCCCGGGTCCTCCCCGTCCGCCAGCCGCGCGGCGTCCGCCGCGCAGACCGGGACGTCCCTGACCACCCCGCCCGGCGGCGCCCACCGCGCGTCGGTCACCGAAGGCCCGTGCCGCGGGTCGAAGAAGCACGGCGAACGGCGCTCCGGCAGCGGGGCGCCCTTTCTGCGCGCGTCGAGCATCGCCAGGTGGTAGCGGCCGTCCTCCAGCGCCTCGGTCACCGTGCGCACGTCCTCCGGTGCTTGCGCGGACCCCATGAGGGATTTCGCCTTCTCGTACGCGTCGAGGGACCGCTCGTAGTCCGTACGCATCGACTCGTCCGCGCCGGACTCCGCCGGGTGGAAGTCCAGCCGGTCCAGCTCCTCGCCGAACGCCGTGATGTCCTCGTCCACGACGACCCGGAGCTTCTCCAGGGCCTCCCGCCGCTTCTCGTCCCGCCTGCGGCGGTTCCTGCTCATGACGGCGTACGCTCCCCCGCCGCCCACCACGACCAGCCCGGCGAGCGCGATCAGCCCCTCCTTCCCGTCGTTGCCGTCCCCGTTGCCGGTGGAGCCCCACGAATCGGGGGCGTGGCCGCGTGTCCGGGGCAGGGCCTGGTCGACGAAGGTGTTCAGCTCGGTCACGGCGTCCGGGGAACCCACCTTGACCGCGGCGGTGAGGTTCCGTACCGCGCGCTCCGACAGCACGGACGGGTCGGCGCCCGCGTTGAAGCCGTCGCCGAGACGGATGGCGTAGAGGCCGGTCACGCCGGTCTCGGCGCGGATCGTACGGAGCACGCTGTCGGAGGGGAACTGCGCGTTCTGCGGCAGGACGGCCACGAAGAGGGGCTTGTCCGCGTCCCGGATCTTCTTCGCCAGGGCGTCGGCCTGCGGCAGCGGCAGCTGGCCGGTGGCGCGGGGGTCCACGTACACCGGGTTCTTCCTGAGGGCGTCCGCGACGGTCCCGGGGCCGGTGGCGGCCTCGGCCGGTGGCGTGACGGGTGCCGCCGTGAGGGCGGCGGCCGAGGCGAGCAGCAACCCGGACAGTGCGGTGAAGGGCCTGGTCCTCATAAGCTGAAGCTACCCGAATCGCACCAAAATGGTTCTTACAGCAACAAAGGGAGAGGCACCCGAGCCCGCCGGCTCGGGTGCCTCGTACCTGGGGGTCCCGCGCCCGGTCAGGCGGCCTTGTACGCCGCCGTCAGCTTCGCCACCGCACCGGACAGGTCACCGGTGAGCAGCAGGTGGTCCGCCTCGGCGAAGGGCTTCGCCGACGCGGCCGTCACGGACTGGCCGATCTTCTGCTGGACGAGGAGCCTGGCCTGGCCGACCAGTTCCTTGCCCTGCGCCGACTTGCCCAGCCCGGCCTTCTGGAGGATCTTCGCCGCGAGCCCGATCGCGGCGAGCGTGGCCTGGCCGCCCTTGGGGGGCGCCGTGAGGGTCGTCAGACCCCAGCCGTACGGGTACTGCGGGTCGTACGACGCGTCACCGACGTTGATCGGCAGCGACTCGACCGTCTTCGGCCAGGTCAGCGGAAGCTGGCCGGTGAAGGCCCGCTTGCCGTAGAGGACGTCGGCGACGCCGTCGCCCTCCGTGCCCGGCAGCCAGGACGCCACGAGCGCGTCGATGTCGCCGAGCTGGTCGCCGATGAGCTGCGGGCGGCCCGCGACGACGAGGACGGCGCACTTCATGGCGGCGCAGACCGTGTCGACGGCCTTCTTGTCCTCGGCGCTCAGCGCCAGGTCGTGGCCGTTGCCGACGTCACCGATGCCTTCGGCGTACGGCTTCTCGCCGACGACGACCACTCCGACGTCGTAGCCGGCCGTGGGCTCGGTGGCGGTCTTGGAGTAGGTGAGGGTGGCATCCGGGGCCGCCTTCCTCATGCCCTCCAGGATGGTGGTGCCCGTGGTGGTCTTCCCCGAGGCGCCCTGCCAGCTGATGGTCCAGCCGCCCGCCTGATTGCCGAGGTCGTCGGCGTTGGAGCCGGCCACGTACACCTTCTGCGACGGCTTGAGCGGCAGGACCGCGCCGTCGTTCTTCAGCAGCACCTGGGACTCGGCGGCGGCCTGGCGGGCCACCGCGCGGTGGGCGGCCGAGCCGATCTCCGCCTGGTGGGTGGTGTCCGCGTACGGCTTCTCGAAGAGGCCCAGCCTGAACTTCTGCTCCAGGATGCGGGAGACGGCGTCGTCGATCCTGGCCTGGGTGATCCGGCCGGCCGCGACCTCCGCCTGGAGGGTCTGGGTGAAGGTCTTGTACTGCGTCGGGACCATGATCATGTCGAGCCCGGCGTTGACGGACGTGCGGACGTCGCTCGCGTAGTCGCCGGGGATCTGGTCGATCGCCTGCCAGTCGCTGATGACGAAGCCCTTGAAGCCCATCTTGTCCTTGAGCTCACCGTTGATCATCGCGCCGTCGGCGTGCATCTTGACGGGCGCCAGGTTGTCGTCGGTGATGTCCAGCGAGGAGTACGAGGGCATGACCGTGCCCACGCCCCGCTTCACGGCGTCCTTGAACGGCGCGAGGTGGACCTCCTCCAGCTCCTTGCGGGTGACCTTGGTGACGCCCTGGTCCAGGGTGTACGAACCGGTCGTGGAGGAGCCGTACTCGGTGCCGCCGTCGCCGACGAAGTGCTTGGCCGTGGCCAGCACCTTGTCGTTGCGGTCCAGGTCGCTGCCGGACGCCGGGCCCTGCATGCCGTTGACGACCGTGTCCAGGGAGGTCACCAGGGCGGGGTCCTCGCCGAAGGTCTCGTACGTACGGCCCCAGCGCTCGTCCCTGCCGACACAGACGCAGGGCGCGAAGTCCCACGGGACGCCGGTGGCCCGCACCTCCTTCGCCGTGACCGCGCCGGTCTTCTCCGCCAGCGCCGGGTCACGGGTCGCCCCGAGGCCGATGTTGTGCGGCATGATCGTCGCGCCGACGACGTTGTTGTGGCCGTGCACCGCGTCCACGCCGTAGATCAGCGGGATCTGGTAGCGGGTGGCCTGCGCCCTCAGCTGGAAGGCGTCGACCATCTTCGACCAGGCGGCGGGGGTGTTGGGCGTCGGCACGGAGCCGCCGCCGGAGAGCAGCGAGCCGAGGTCGTACGTGGCGATGTCGCCCTGGGCCGTGAGCGCGTTGCGCTCGGCCTGGGTCATCTGGCCGGCCTTCTCCGCGAGGGACATCCGGGAGACCAGGTCGCTGACCCGCCGCTTCACGGAGAGCTTGGTGTCGAGGTACGGCAGGCCGTGCGCGTCCACCACGACCTGCGGGTTCTCGACCGGCGGCTTGGCACCGGTGACGGTGAGCTTGAGCGGTACGGTCTCCGCGCTCTCACCGGCCCGGTCCTTGAGGGTCGGGATCTCGACGGTCCGCGAGGTGCCCGACGCGCTGCCGGCCGGGAAGGTGACCGTACCGGAGACGGGGGTGTAGTCCTTGCCCGCCTCGGCGGTGCCGCCCTCGGTGGTGTAGTCGACGGTCACGGGCTCGTCGACGGGGACGGAGCCGGTCGTCGCGACGGAGACCTTCACCTGCGCGGTGGCGCCCTCCTTGACCGGGTACACCGCCGCGTCGGTGACGACGCCCGCCTTGAGGCTCGGGTCGGCCTTGCCGTACAACTCCACGCCGTCCAGGGCGAAGCGCCCGGGGGCGCCGGTGGGCATGGTGAAGGCGTAGCCCCACATCTCGGTCAGGCCGAGGACGTGGTCGATGCCGCCGACGGGCTGGTAGTCGGTGCGGTACTGGAAGTCCGCGAAGGGGATCTCGACCAGGTGCCACCCCTCCCAGTCGTCGGTGAAGGTCGTGTTCCAGAGCTCGGAGGCCTCGCCGTTGGCGCCGCCGTCCTTGATCTCGAAGGCGATCTTCTTGCCGGATCCGGGCGGCAGCGGCGCGGTGTTCTGGCCGTACCACCAGAAGCGGATGCCCCGGTGGGCCGACCAGTCGTGCGACGGCTTGTCGAAGGCGAAGTCGTGGCTGAACCCGCCGTACCCGCTGACGTTGTAGCTGCCTTCGAGGACCTTGGCGCCCTCGGGGGCGTCGGCGCGGTCCGCGATGCTCAGCGTGGGCGGGTCGTCGGCGTCCCCGCCCCAGGTGAAGATGCCCTCCGCGGGCGGGTTCGCGAAGGGGATCTCGCCCTCGAAGCGGTCGACGGCGACGGGGGCCGGGTCGTCCGCCGCGGTGGCGGACGACGCGGTTCCCGCGAGGGGCAGCAGCCCCGCCAGGACGGCGGCCGCGAGCAGCGCCGCCGTCCTGGTGCCCGGTCTCGGTCTGACACGTGTGCCTTGCATGGTGCTCCTTGTGTCCCTGGTGCCCCCGGTGACTCTGGTGTCACCGGGGGCGTAGCGGACCGGCCGGTGCCGGGGAGGGTGTCACCCCTCCCCGGCACCGGCTGGTCTTACTTCTGTTCGACCCGCACCCAGTCCACCTCGGCCTTGATCCCGCCCTGCGCGATGCGGTCGACGCTCGACTGCGGGAGGCCCCAGTAGGGCTGGGTGACCTTGTTCCAGCCGGCCGGATAGGCGCCGCCCAGAGCGAGGTTGAGGATCACGTACTGGTTGTGGTCGAAGACCCACTTGCCGCGGGTCGACTCCAGCTTCTGCCGGGAGGTCTCCTGCACCACACGGTCGTCGACGGTGAAGCGCATGCCTTCCGGCAGCCACTCGACGGCGTACGTGTGCCACTGGTCGACGCGGCCGCCTCCCGGGAAGGTCTGGGTCTTGCCGATGTTGCCGTCGGCCGAGTAACCGGGCCCGTGCAGAGCGGTGCTGGTCCAGTCGCCGTAGCCGATGTTCTCCATGATGTCGGTCTCCCCCGAACCGGGCCAGGAGACGGACGGGTTGTCCACGTCACTTCCGAGCAGCCAGAACGCCGGCCAGAAGCCGTCCCCGACGGGGAGCTTCAGACGGGCACTCACCTTGCCGTAGGTGAAGTCGAACTTGGTGTTGGTGTCGATGCGGCCCGACGTGAAGTCGTAGGTCCCGCCGCCCGGCACGGTCGTGCAGCCCTTGCAGTACTTGGACTCCAGGACCAGAGTGCCGTTCTCCGTACGGATGTTGTTGGCCGAGTCCACATACGCCTGGGACTCGCCGTTGACCGAGCCCATCTCCTGGCCGGTGCGCACCACGCGCCACTTGTTGCGGTCGAGTCCGGAGCCGGTGAAGTCGTCGAAGAAGGTGGTGCGGTAGGCGCCGGTGGAGTTCTTCGGCAGGGCCGGGTAGGCGGCGTTGGCGCTGCCGCCGGTCCCCCAGACCTGGAAC includes:
- a CDS encoding glycoside hydrolase family 3 protein encodes the protein MQGTRVRPRPGTRTAALLAAAVLAGLLPLAGTASSATAADDPAPVAVDRFEGEIPFANPPAEGIFTWGGDADDPPTLSIADRADAPEGAKVLEGSYNVSGYGGFSHDFAFDKPSHDWSAHRGIRFWWYGQNTAPLPPGSGKKIAFEIKDGGANGEASELWNTTFTDDWEGWHLVEIPFADFQYRTDYQPVGGIDHVLGLTEMWGYAFTMPTGAPGRFALDGVELYGKADPSLKAGVVTDAAVYPVKEGATAQVKVSVATTGSVPVDEPVTVDYTTEGGTAEAGKDYTPVSGTVTFPAGSASGTSRTVEIPTLKDRAGESAETVPLKLTVTGAKPPVENPQVVVDAHGLPYLDTKLSVKRRVSDLVSRMSLAEKAGQMTQAERNALTAQGDIATYDLGSLLSGGGSVPTPNTPAAWSKMVDAFQLRAQATRYQIPLIYGVDAVHGHNNVVGATIMPHNIGLGATRDPALAEKTGAVTAKEVRATGVPWDFAPCVCVGRDERWGRTYETFGEDPALVTSLDTVVNGMQGPASGSDLDRNDKVLATAKHFVGDGGTEYGSSTTGSYTLDQGVTKVTRKELEEVHLAPFKDAVKRGVGTVMPSYSSLDITDDNLAPVKMHADGAMINGELKDKMGFKGFVISDWQAIDQIPGDYASDVRTSVNAGLDMIMVPTQYKTFTQTLQAEVAAGRITQARIDDAVSRILEQKFRLGLFEKPYADTTHQAEIGSAAHRAVARQAAAESQVLLKNDGAVLPLKPSQKVYVAGSNADDLGNQAGGWTISWQGASGKTTTGTTILEGMRKAAPDATLTYSKTATEPTAGYDVGVVVVGEKPYAEGIGDVGNGHDLALSAEDKKAVDTVCAAMKCAVLVVAGRPQLIGDQLGDIDALVASWLPGTEGDGVADVLYGKRAFTGQLPLTWPKTVESLPINVGDASYDPQYPYGWGLTTLTAPPKGGQATLAAIGLAAKILQKAGLGKSAQGKELVGQARLLVQQKIGQSVTAASAKPFAEADHLLLTGDLSGAVAKLTAAYKAA